The Candidatus Nanohalovita haloferacivicina region TTGACGTCTTTCTTCTGGATTGTTCCTCCTTCGATCAGGTTTCTGATGTCGTTTCTTGTGATTGCTTCGTCTACTTTTTCCTGGTTGTCAGGGTCGATCCATACTCTGTCTTTTCCGACGTCCATGATGTCTGCGGCCATTCTTCTCTGGTTCTTTAGGTCCATTTACTGGTCACCTCTGTTCAGTACTTTGATTTCGAGGTCGTCTGCTTTTTCGAGTATCTGTTCTCTTTTTCGGCCTCCTACTGTGGAGCCGATTCTTGCAGCTTCTGTTTCAGGATCTACTTCTTCTAGGTCATCTGTGTTGTGTACCATTACTTCTTCGTATCCTGATGGGTGTTTTCCGCGGTCTTCTTTAGGTGTTCTGTATCCTACCTTTGGAAGTTTCTGTGCGCTTTTTTTCTGTAGTCTTGCGTTGGAGTGGCCTCCGATAGGCTTTCTCCATGAGCTCTTTACTCTCTTTCTTTTGTGTGTTTCCTGTCTTTTGAAGTCTTTACTCACTGCGGGTCACCTCTGTGAT contains the following coding sequences:
- a CDS encoding 50S ribosomal protein L32e is translated as MSKDFKRQETHKRKRVKSSWRKPIGGHSNARLQKKSAQKLPKVGYRTPKEDRGKHPSGYEEVMVHNTDDLEEVDPETEAARIGSTVGGRKREQILEKADDLEIKVLNRGDQ